One window of Vitis riparia cultivar Riparia Gloire de Montpellier isolate 1030 chromosome 5, EGFV_Vit.rip_1.0, whole genome shotgun sequence genomic DNA carries:
- the LOC117914462 gene encoding probable beta-1,3-galactosyltransferase 14, with protein MGFIGIQTMFGYVGQQRSLRKSWMPTDQQGLQRLEDAIGSTFMFVIGRANNKAKMAKLRKEVAQYDDFMLLDIEEYSKLPYKMLAFFKVTYALFDFELFVKVDDDRYLKPDCLSLLLAVHTLNLLDA; from the coding sequence ATGGGGTTTATAGGGATTCAAACTATGTTTGGGTATGTGGGACAGCAACGATCGCTGAGGAAGTCGTGGATGCCCACGGATCAACAAGGACTGCAGCGCCTGGAAGATGCTATTGGTTCGACATTCATGTTTGTTATTGGTAGGGCCAACAATAAAGCAAAGATGGCAAAGCTCAGAAAAGAGGTTGCACAATATGATGATTTCATGTTATTAGATATTGAGGAGTATAGTAAGCTCCCATACAAAATGTTAGCTTTCTTCAAAGTTACCTATGCACTTTTTGACTTTGAGTTATTTGTTAAAGTTGATGATGACAGATACTTGAAGCCAGATTGCCTGTCACTGCTCTTGGCAGTTCACACTCTCAACTTACTTGATGCATGA